AGAGAGTGTCTGTGTTTTTGATTGAGTTTCTAGTGTTCTGTTTTGATCAGATCTTATCTTATTCTTGTATCAATTGGGGAATACTTATAAAAGTCTCTGGCTTTTTTAAGTTTATGTATACATGCTTAGCTGATGTGTTAGATCTAGTAAGGATGAGTTTAGTTCAAAGATTTAGTCTTTTGGAAATTCTTgagatgatgttgttgtttttgaaaatgGTGGAAGTAATTTGGAGTTGTTGATATTTGGAGTTGGTGATGATTGTAAATTCAGGTGTTTGACCTTACGGAAGTGAAGCCTCATGAGTTTGTTCAATACGGGTTGGCGTGTTTGGAGACGGTGGCAGCGAAAGGAGATGAATGTGCTAAAGAATGCAGAGCAAGGTTGAGGATTATGGTGAGTACGCAACAACATTATATCTTAATAATCTCATGGTCTTTACGTTTTTAGAAATTAGAAATGTTGAAAATGGAATTTGGTTCGGTAGGTTGCAGGTGGTGATGGTACTGTTGGTTGGGTTCTTGGATGTCTTGGAGAGCTTAATAAAGAAGGGAAGTTACCTATTCCTCCTGTTGGCGTTATCCCTCTCGGTACTGGGAATGATCTCTCTAGAAGTTTTGGTTGGGTGAGTgagtctttcttctctcttatgTTGTTCATGACAAGGCTCTTTGCATTGCGACTGAATATGTTTTCTTCAGGGTGGTTCGTTCCCTTTTGCATGGAGATCCGCTATTAAAAGAACACTCCATCGTGCAAGTATGGGTCCAGTTGCTCGACTAGACAGGTAAAAAAGTCTTATTTTACCCCCAAACGGTTAGCTTTTATTCTATTAGCCTTGTTGTAAAAATGtgtgttaattttgtaatatggtGTTGCAGCTGGAAGATATTAGTGTCAATGCCATCAGGAGAAGTTGTGGATCCTCCGTATTCTTTAAAACCCGCCGAGGACAATGAACTTGATCAGGTTTGGCTCATTAAATCATCAGCATATGCTTTTGTAAATTGTCATGATCTAGTAATGACCAAGGCTTTTCTTGTGGTTTCAGGGTTTGGACGCCGGAATAGACGCATCTCCACTGGCAAAGTCTTATGAAGGCGTTTTCTACAATTACTTAAGCATAGGTTTGATGGACTTTTCGTTGATAACCATAACacaattttacaattattttctgTGACCAGATTCTAGTGTTTGTCGGGTTTGTTTAGGTATGGATGCTCAAGTTGCATATGGCTTCCACCATCTTCGCAACACTAAACCATATCTTGCTCAAGGCCCTATTTCAAATAAGGTTTGTTTATTATATCTTGTCTTCATCCAAACTTGAGTCCCATTCGTTGTCTTTGTTAGAAGCTTAAGTAGTTGTGTCGGTTTTGAAAAACGAGATTATTAACCacacaacatttgtttttttgcagattATTTATTCAGGTTTTGGTTGCACTCAGGGTTGGTTTTGCACGCCTTGTGTTAATGATCCAGGTTTAAGGTTCGTTGGCTGTGTTCTTGAACTTGTTTGTAAGTTTCTGCTTAAAGCTCTTCGATGTGTTCTTGACACCTTATCTGTACTATCTGAATTTGCAGGGGACTTAGGAACATTATGAAAATACACATCAAAAAAGCCAACTGTGCTGATTGGGAGGAGGTTCCAGTCCCGAAAAGGTAAGAAAAAATTACTTCTGATTTTTACCTATTATTATCTATGATCTCAATGCTTAACCCCAATGcttgtttt
The Camelina sativa cultivar DH55 chromosome 15, Cs, whole genome shotgun sequence DNA segment above includes these coding regions:
- the LOC104747721 gene encoding diacylglycerol kinase 3 gives rise to the protein MDSPVSKSDASKEKFVGSPRPSSTTMADSKAMRGCGLSNLTWVGVDKVELRQRLMMPEYIRLAMRDCIKRKDSTAIPDHLLLPGGAVADMAPHAPMVVFINPKSGGRHGPVLKERLQLLMSEEQVFDLTEVKPHEFVQYGLACLETVAAKGDECAKECRARLRIMVAGGDGTVGWVLGCLGELNKEGKLPIPPVGVIPLGTGNDLSRSFGWGGSFPFAWRSAIKRTLHRASMGPVARLDSWKILVSMPSGEVVDPPYSLKPAEDNELDQGLDAGIDASPLAKSYEGVFYNYLSIGMDAQVAYGFHHLRNTKPYLAQGPISNKIIYSGFGCTQGWFCTPCVNDPGLRGLRNIMKIHIKKANCADWEEVPVPKSVRSIVALNLHSYGSGSHPWGNLKPEYLEKRGFVEAHCDDGLIEIFGFKQGWHASFVMAELISAIHIAQAAAVRFELRGGDWRDAFLQMDGEPWKQPMSTEYSTFVEIKKVPFQSLMINNE